A single genomic interval of Spinacia oleracea cultivar Varoflay chromosome 6, BTI_SOV_V1, whole genome shotgun sequence harbors:
- the LOC130463722 gene encoding DNA-directed RNA polymerase II subunit 2, translating to MRKWKNLYKMMKKVRRLVGMRCRLLRHCLRLLNRKGANGLRFLSPSPFLSPRSQTLYKIKFGQIYLSKPMMTESDGEATTLFPKAARLRKLTYLASLYVDVRKLNDMMNSEKDITELGECPYDEGGYFIINGSEKLLISHEKMSMNHVYVFKTRLPNKFAYVAEV from the exons atgagaaaGTGGAAGAACTTGTACAAGATGATGAAGAAGGTCCGCCGCCTGGTTGGGATGCGCTGCCGCCTCCTCCGCCACTGCCTCCGTCTCCTAAACCG AAAGGGGGCAAATGGTTTGCGGTTCCTGTCGCCATCTCCTTTCTTATCCCCGAGGAGCCAA ACTCTATACAAGATAAAGTTTGGCCAAATCTATTTGAGTAAGCCGATGATGACAGAATCAGATGGTGAAGCAACAACTTTGTTTCCGAAAGCAGCTAGATTGAGGAAACTGACATACTTAGCTTCACTGTATGTTGATGTCAGAAAATTAAATGACATGATG AATTCAGAGAAGGATATAACAGAGCTTGGTGAGTGCCCTTATGATGAAGGTGGGTACTTCATCATCAACGGGAGTGAAAAGTTGCTTATTTCTCACGAGAAGATGAGCATGAATCACGTCTATGTGTTTAAGACGAGGCTGCCAAATAAGTTTGCATACGTAGCAGAAGTTTGA